A window of the Corallococcus exiguus genome harbors these coding sequences:
- a CDS encoding DUF3185 family protein → MGAVRIVGLMLAVAGGVLLFTGLKARDSLSERATELITGRNTEQTTLYVAGGGAALVGGVLLALFGGGRGRR, encoded by the coding sequence GTGGGTGCTGTGCGAATCGTGGGATTGATGCTCGCGGTGGCGGGCGGAGTGCTGCTGTTCACCGGGCTCAAGGCGCGGGACTCGCTCTCGGAGCGCGCCACCGAGCTCATCACCGGCCGCAACACCGAGCAGACCACGCTCTACGTCGCGGGCGGCGGCGCCGCGCTCGTGGGCGGCGTGCTGCTGGCCCTCTTCGGGGGAGGACGAGGCCGACGTTAG
- a CDS encoding tetratricopeptide repeat protein, whose product MKRLGSVGLMLGVLTLGGSFGCADEKEEKAKEHRVKGTNFLADKNYAEAVKEYEESLKIDPNQEKVWEKKAFAHMQAGQTEEAAQAALKLVDYAKTPAEKADVYRNVAAMYAKSGPLDKAKQYFEECLKINPKDTDALGWIAEVHSQRGGARSMSAPAVPAELELALKTYDQVIAINPDLPNPYLNKRVVMFKYIEHEKAMMQAADQEAVEAATPPKPEKGKKPVVDPTAAERVAAAKASSAAHAKRIEELTAQATEATKQFSEATKRAKAAQASGATK is encoded by the coding sequence ATGAAGCGGCTGGGTAGCGTGGGTTTGATGCTGGGTGTGCTGACCCTGGGCGGTTCCTTCGGCTGCGCCGATGAGAAGGAAGAGAAGGCCAAGGAGCACCGGGTCAAGGGCACCAACTTCCTCGCCGACAAGAACTACGCGGAGGCGGTGAAGGAGTACGAGGAGTCGCTGAAGATCGACCCGAACCAGGAGAAGGTCTGGGAGAAGAAGGCCTTCGCGCACATGCAGGCGGGCCAGACGGAGGAAGCCGCGCAGGCCGCGCTGAAGCTGGTGGACTACGCGAAGACGCCCGCTGAGAAGGCCGACGTCTACCGCAACGTCGCGGCGATGTACGCGAAGAGCGGCCCGCTGGACAAGGCGAAGCAGTATTTCGAGGAGTGCCTGAAGATCAACCCGAAGGACACCGACGCGCTCGGCTGGATCGCGGAGGTGCACTCGCAGCGCGGTGGCGCCCGCTCCATGTCCGCGCCCGCGGTCCCCGCGGAGCTGGAACTCGCGCTGAAGACGTATGATCAGGTCATCGCCATCAACCCGGACCTGCCCAACCCGTACCTGAACAAGCGCGTCGTGATGTTCAAGTACATCGAGCATGAGAAGGCCATGATGCAGGCCGCCGATCAGGAGGCCGTCGAGGCCGCCACGCCGCCCAAGCCGGAGAAGGGCAAGAAGCCCGTGGTGGATCCGACTGCCGCGGAGCGCGTCGCCGCCGCCAAGGCGAGCTCCGCCGCGCACGCCAAGCGCATCGAGGAGCTGACGGCCCAGGCCACCGAGGCGACCAAGCAGTTCAGCGAGGCGACCAAGCGCGCCAAGGCCGCTCAGGCCTCTGGCGCCACCAAGTAG
- a CDS encoding FecCD family ABC transporter permease — protein MKAWVLVGVCVAACAVAPFIGPGLSPDSVDFVFWQLRVPRTLMAMLVGGTLSLVGAVYQSLFANPLAAPSTVGTTAGATLGALVAIILGARLAPGGLPIITAAAFMGALGVSLVVAAIAAGRRVRMNDVVLAGIACSMAAGAISTGLQFTADSAELMAAMRWSLGHLPQVGYSGVRLLTPFAAVTIVGLLALTRALEVFIAGEEHAESQGVPVRRVRTVAIGLGALGVAACVAWCGPIAFVELIVPHLVRRTLGVSRRVLLPGSVVVGAAFLALCDASARLILPGRELPVGVVTAALGAPLLVSLLARARS, from the coding sequence GTGAAGGCCTGGGTCCTCGTGGGGGTCTGCGTGGCCGCGTGCGCGGTGGCGCCGTTCATTGGCCCGGGGCTTTCCCCGGACTCGGTGGACTTCGTCTTCTGGCAGCTGCGCGTGCCCCGCACGCTGATGGCCATGCTGGTGGGCGGCACGCTGTCGCTGGTGGGCGCGGTGTATCAGTCCCTATTCGCGAACCCTTTGGCCGCGCCCAGCACCGTGGGCACCACCGCGGGGGCGACCCTGGGCGCGCTGGTGGCCATCATCCTGGGGGCGCGGCTCGCGCCGGGTGGACTGCCGATCATCACCGCCGCGGCCTTCATGGGGGCGCTCGGCGTCAGCCTGGTGGTGGCCGCCATCGCCGCGGGCCGCCGCGTGCGGATGAACGACGTGGTGCTCGCAGGCATCGCGTGCTCCATGGCGGCGGGCGCCATCTCCACTGGCTTGCAGTTCACCGCGGACTCCGCAGAGCTCATGGCCGCCATGCGCTGGTCGCTCGGCCACCTGCCGCAGGTGGGCTACTCGGGCGTGCGGCTCCTCACCCCGTTCGCGGCCGTCACCATCGTGGGGCTGCTCGCCCTCACCCGCGCGCTGGAGGTCTTCATCGCCGGCGAGGAGCACGCCGAGTCCCAGGGTGTCCCCGTCCGCCGCGTGCGCACGGTGGCCATTGGCCTGGGAGCGCTGGGCGTCGCCGCCTGCGTGGCGTGGTGCGGCCCCATCGCCTTCGTGGAGCTCATCGTCCCGCACCTGGTGCGCCGGACGCTCGGTGTGAGTCGCCGGGTGCTGCTGCCCGGGTCCGTGGTGGTGGGGGCCGCGTTCCTCGCGTTGTGCGATGCGTCGGCGCGGTTGATCCTCCCCGGGCGTGAATTGCCCGTGGGAGTGGTGACGGCCGCCCTGGGCGCACCCCTGCTCGTCTCCCTGCTCGCGCGCGCACGCTCCTGA
- a CDS encoding ABC transporter ATP-binding protein → MTAGLTLDAVTVRARGRTLLDSVSLRVAPGDFVAIVGPNGAGKSTLLRVALGLLRPDAGHVFVDGQDVSGLAPRERAARLAWLPQRLEAAEPITALEQVVSARYRFPESRRASETAAHQALAEAGAQSFALRPITELSGGERQRVAVAGLLAQETPLVLLDEPANFLDPAQQLELYTRMGHLWRAGRGILCVTHDINVISHAHAPGTRAPRVVGLFQGRVAFERNHDAPDLGEQLGELFGVRMHGTSVEGHRVFVGLPRSGGAS, encoded by the coding sequence ATGACGGCCGGGCTGACGCTGGACGCGGTGACGGTGCGGGCTCGGGGGCGGACGCTCCTGGACAGCGTGTCCCTGCGCGTGGCCCCCGGTGACTTCGTGGCCATCGTCGGGCCCAACGGCGCGGGCAAGTCCACGCTCCTGCGCGTGGCGCTGGGCCTGCTGCGTCCGGACGCCGGGCATGTGTTCGTGGACGGGCAGGACGTATCGGGCCTCGCCCCCCGGGAACGTGCGGCAAGGCTCGCGTGGCTGCCCCAGCGGCTGGAAGCAGCGGAACCCATCACCGCGCTGGAGCAGGTCGTCTCCGCGCGCTACCGCTTCCCCGAATCCCGCCGGGCCTCCGAGACAGCTGCACACCAGGCTCTGGCGGAAGCAGGCGCCCAGTCCTTCGCCCTGCGCCCCATCACGGAGCTGTCCGGCGGTGAGCGGCAGCGAGTGGCGGTCGCCGGGCTGCTCGCGCAGGAGACCCCGCTGGTGTTGCTGGACGAGCCCGCCAACTTCCTGGACCCCGCGCAGCAGCTGGAGCTGTACACGCGCATGGGCCACCTCTGGCGCGCGGGGCGCGGCATCCTCTGCGTCACCCACGACATCAACGTGATCTCGCACGCCCACGCTCCAGGCACGCGCGCTCCCCGCGTCGTGGGCCTGTTCCAGGGCCGCGTGGCCTTCGAGCGGAACCACGACGCCCCCGACCTGGGCGAACAGCTGGGCGAGCTGTTCGGCGTTCGCATGCACGGGACATCCGTTGAAGGCCATCGCGTCTTCGTGGGCCTGCCCCGGAGCGGAGGCGCCTCGTGA
- a CDS encoding ABC transporter substrate-binding protein, which yields MSLFRLPSLLCVVLALAAGCQRPAPPAPEAQARRIVSLSPSVTETLFALGAGAEIVGVSDYTALPQGTPALPKVGTTFAPNFEAIAKLKPTLLVDQQVKQAPAEALSALAPLKVLPWTSLQEVVGSVKELGRLSGREPQAEVLAEKLSQTLSRPAPKDAPRVLLVLGDTAGTLSEVWYMKRASLHGAALEAAGARNAVAEDVTGPPNLSLEGVIALDPDAVLVLISAPALDAAKQAQLLAPWKQLTGLRAAREDRVRLVIGPDVQSTGPAILDVVERLRAALGTLPSAR from the coding sequence ATGAGTCTCTTCCGCCTCCCCTCCCTGCTGTGCGTGGTGCTCGCGCTCGCGGCGGGCTGCCAGCGTCCCGCGCCCCCCGCTCCGGAAGCCCAGGCGCGGCGGATCGTCTCGCTGTCGCCCTCCGTCACGGAGACGTTGTTCGCCCTTGGGGCTGGCGCGGAGATCGTGGGCGTGTCCGACTACACCGCCCTGCCCCAAGGCACGCCCGCCCTGCCCAAGGTGGGCACCACGTTCGCGCCGAACTTCGAGGCCATCGCGAAGCTCAAGCCCACGCTGCTCGTGGATCAACAGGTGAAGCAGGCCCCCGCGGAGGCGCTCTCCGCGCTCGCGCCGCTGAAGGTGCTGCCGTGGACGTCGCTCCAGGAGGTCGTCGGCAGCGTGAAGGAGCTGGGCCGGCTGAGCGGCCGAGAGCCCCAGGCCGAGGTGCTCGCGGAGAAGCTGAGCCAGACGCTGTCTCGCCCCGCTCCGAAGGATGCTCCACGCGTATTGCTGGTGCTGGGCGACACGGCGGGCACGCTGTCGGAGGTCTGGTACATGAAGCGCGCGTCGCTGCACGGCGCCGCGCTGGAGGCGGCGGGGGCTCGCAACGCCGTCGCGGAGGACGTCACGGGGCCGCCCAACCTGTCGCTGGAGGGTGTCATCGCGCTGGATCCGGACGCGGTGCTGGTGCTGATCAGCGCGCCGGCCCTGGATGCCGCGAAGCAGGCGCAGCTCCTCGCTCCGTGGAAGCAGCTCACCGGCCTGCGCGCGGCGCGGGAGGACCGGGTGCGGCTGGTCATCGGGCCCGACGTGCAGTCCACCGGGCCCGCCATCCTCGATGTCGTCGAGCGGCTCCGCGCCGCCCTGGGCACCCTGCCCTCCGCACGATGA
- a CDS encoding polysaccharide deacetylase family protein — MTWMNWTSRALCAAALLCTSSAFAASPFAEGMISITLDDGWSTQYTLARPALKSRNIPATYYLVTDAVAQGWGGYMSLAQVQTLKAEGNEIASHTRTHADLTSLTPAQLTSELHDSRTWLQTNVGAMCGKDFASPYGAYNATVMTALKTEYASHRTINAGRNFKDTVIYELRANDVSSAVTVAQVKGWINQAIAEKSWLIILFHEFTSSAPTRETQYRTTNFTNILNYVQSTGIRTVTVEQGLALTDGLTEAPPSVGTVVYDDAMGSGFQNWSWATHDLDQSVTVHSGSTAVSFEPDYWEALMFHHSGLDLSLYQSIDLWVHGGTTGGQQVRLALYNGSTPLGSMSLETALGHPISAGTWQKVSIPLSALGATSGTVDDFYVMDESGSDQGTLYMDDFVLVP; from the coding sequence ATGACCTGGATGAATTGGACGTCCCGCGCGCTTTGCGCCGCGGCGCTGCTTTGCACTTCCTCGGCCTTTGCCGCGTCGCCGTTCGCGGAAGGGATGATCTCCATCACGTTGGATGACGGCTGGAGCACGCAGTACACGCTGGCGCGGCCGGCGCTGAAGTCGCGGAACATCCCCGCGACGTACTACCTGGTCACCGACGCGGTGGCGCAGGGATGGGGCGGCTATATGAGCCTCGCGCAGGTGCAGACGCTCAAGGCGGAGGGCAATGAAATCGCCAGCCACACGCGCACGCACGCGGACCTCACGTCGCTGACGCCCGCGCAGCTGACGTCGGAACTGCACGACTCGCGCACGTGGCTGCAGACGAACGTGGGGGCGATGTGCGGCAAGGATTTCGCGTCACCCTACGGCGCGTACAACGCGACGGTGATGACGGCGCTGAAGACAGAGTACGCCAGCCACCGCACCATCAACGCGGGCCGCAACTTCAAGGACACGGTCATCTACGAACTGCGCGCCAACGACGTGTCGAGCGCGGTGACGGTGGCGCAGGTGAAGGGGTGGATCAACCAGGCCATCGCGGAGAAGAGCTGGCTCATCATCCTCTTCCACGAGTTCACCAGCAGCGCGCCCACGCGCGAGACGCAGTACCGGACGACGAACTTCACGAACATCCTCAACTACGTGCAGTCCACGGGTATCCGCACGGTGACGGTGGAGCAGGGACTCGCGCTGACGGACGGTCTTACTGAGGCGCCGCCGTCGGTGGGCACGGTGGTCTACGACGACGCGATGGGCAGCGGCTTCCAGAACTGGAGCTGGGCGACGCACGACCTGGACCAGTCCGTCACGGTGCACTCGGGATCCACGGCGGTCAGCTTCGAGCCGGACTACTGGGAGGCGCTGATGTTCCACCACTCGGGGTTGGATCTGTCGCTGTACCAGTCCATCGACCTCTGGGTGCACGGAGGCACGACGGGTGGACAGCAGGTGCGGCTGGCGCTCTACAACGGCAGCACGCCGCTGGGCAGCATGAGCCTGGAGACGGCGCTGGGGCACCCCATCTCGGCGGGGACCTGGCAGAAGGTCTCCATCCCGCTCAGCGCCCTGGGCGCGACGTCCGGCACGGTGGATGACTTCTACGTGATGGACGAATCGGGATCGGATCAGGGCACGCTGTACATGGACGACTTCGTGCTCGTGCCGTAA
- a CDS encoding glycoside hydrolase family 16 protein: protein MHRPFRAGLVAAGLLTTLSGCSPEPEAAAPVEAEGYGQTQQGERAYDPGSGWSLSWQDDFTGTTLNTGAWNVLTSNWDPVTNNCNFGTGELEFPRAQNVAVANGKLIISAERTADNPTDSRCAGQYRSFYSGRIHTKGKVEGRYGKIVASIKVPPGYGMWPAFWTLGSNIQSAGWPAAGEIDILEWKSTEPTWMKSALHWHNGGNADWGTGASRGVDLSQDFHTYEVEWNANTIVFRLDKDFVSTATFNHNESEFQQNHYLILNLALGGVWYGNPAPASIDLAWGAKKTMEVEWVRWYQPGGSQSLGLTNPGFENGMTGWTTWSPNGTGTAAFSETYNGGHSGSFHLTQWTSAAAYEAWTYQTKSGLASGNYKLRAWFRKGGTFDFARFQVKNCGDCAPAITNLGTYGNYTLLETPAINVTNGYLEFGLHSKSPAHNGSNFIHMDDVELIKL, encoded by the coding sequence ATGCACCGCCCTTTTCGAGCAGGCCTCGTCGCCGCAGGACTCCTGACCACCCTCTCCGGCTGTTCTCCCGAGCCGGAAGCCGCCGCCCCGGTGGAGGCGGAGGGTTACGGCCAGACGCAGCAGGGCGAGCGTGCGTACGACCCGGGCTCGGGGTGGTCGCTGTCGTGGCAGGACGACTTCACGGGCACGACGCTGAACACGGGCGCGTGGAACGTGCTGACGAGCAACTGGGATCCGGTGACCAACAACTGCAACTTCGGCACGGGTGAGCTGGAGTTCCCGCGCGCGCAGAACGTGGCGGTGGCCAACGGCAAGCTGATCATCTCGGCGGAGCGCACGGCGGACAATCCCACGGACTCGCGCTGCGCGGGGCAGTACCGGTCGTTCTATTCCGGCCGCATCCACACCAAGGGCAAGGTGGAGGGGCGCTACGGGAAGATCGTCGCGAGCATCAAGGTTCCGCCGGGCTACGGCATGTGGCCGGCGTTCTGGACGCTGGGCTCGAACATCCAGAGCGCGGGCTGGCCGGCCGCGGGGGAGATCGACATCCTGGAGTGGAAGTCCACGGAGCCCACGTGGATGAAGTCGGCGCTGCACTGGCACAACGGCGGCAACGCGGACTGGGGCACGGGCGCGAGCCGTGGCGTGGACCTGTCGCAGGACTTCCACACGTACGAAGTGGAGTGGAACGCGAACACCATCGTGTTCCGCCTGGACAAGGACTTCGTGTCCACGGCGACGTTCAACCACAACGAGTCGGAGTTCCAGCAGAACCACTACCTCATCCTGAACCTGGCGCTCGGCGGCGTCTGGTACGGAAACCCAGCGCCCGCCTCCATCGACCTGGCCTGGGGCGCGAAGAAGACGATGGAGGTGGAGTGGGTGCGCTGGTACCAGCCGGGCGGCTCGCAGTCGCTGGGGCTGACCAACCCGGGCTTCGAGAACGGCATGACGGGCTGGACCACCTGGAGCCCGAATGGCACGGGCACGGCGGCGTTCTCGGAGACGTACAACGGCGGGCACTCGGGCAGCTTCCACCTGACGCAGTGGACGTCCGCGGCGGCGTACGAGGCGTGGACGTACCAGACGAAGTCCGGTCTGGCGTCCGGCAATTACAAGCTGCGCGCCTGGTTCCGCAAGGGAGGCACGTTCGACTTCGCGCGCTTCCAGGTGAAGAACTGCGGTGATTGCGCTCCGGCCATCACCAACCTTGGCACCTACGGCAACTACACGCTGCTGGAGACGCCCGCCATCAACGTCACCAACGGCTACCTGGAGTTCGGCCTGCACAGCAAGTCGCCGGCCCACAACGGCTCCAACTTCATCCACATGGATGACGTGGAGCTGATCAAGCTGTAG
- a CDS encoding aldo/keto reductase produces the protein MTRKEFLAATLSLMVAPPVLGASPKKAKNASAVPRRKLGRTGQEVSCIGLGGFHIGKQKEESESIALIRGALDQGINFLDNCWDYNDGKSEERMGKALRDGYRAKAFLMTKVDGRDKKTAAKQIDESLQRLQTDHLDLLQLHEVIRDNDPDRAFAEGGAIEAMKDAQKAGKARFLGFTGHKSPDIHLKMLETAKKHGFRFDTVQLPLNVMDAHFNSFEKRVLPVLVKEGIGVLAMKCMGDPFILDSKTVTAPECLRYNLSLPVSVVITGIDSQERLQQALTAARTFKPLSEKDVQALLARTKDAAQDGAYEKYKTSHHFDGTVQNPQWLG, from the coding sequence ATGACCCGGAAGGAATTCCTCGCCGCGACGCTGTCGCTGATGGTTGCCCCGCCCGTGCTCGGGGCTTCGCCCAAGAAGGCGAAGAACGCGTCCGCCGTGCCTCGCCGCAAGCTGGGCCGCACCGGCCAGGAGGTTTCGTGCATCGGGCTCGGGGGCTTCCACATCGGCAAGCAGAAGGAGGAGTCGGAGAGCATCGCGCTCATCCGTGGCGCGTTGGACCAGGGCATCAACTTCCTGGACAACTGCTGGGACTACAACGACGGCAAGAGCGAGGAGCGCATGGGCAAGGCGCTGCGCGACGGCTACCGCGCCAAGGCCTTCCTGATGACGAAGGTCGACGGCCGCGACAAGAAGACCGCCGCGAAGCAGATCGATGAATCGCTCCAGCGCCTCCAGACGGACCACCTGGACCTGCTCCAGCTCCACGAAGTCATCCGAGACAACGACCCCGACCGAGCCTTCGCCGAAGGCGGCGCCATCGAGGCGATGAAGGACGCGCAGAAGGCAGGCAAGGCGCGCTTCCTGGGTTTCACCGGCCACAAGTCCCCGGACATCCACCTGAAGATGCTGGAGACCGCGAAGAAGCACGGCTTCCGCTTCGACACCGTCCAACTGCCCCTCAACGTGATGGACGCCCACTTCAACAGCTTCGAGAAACGCGTGCTGCCCGTGCTCGTGAAGGAGGGCATCGGCGTGCTCGCCATGAAGTGCATGGGCGACCCGTTCATCCTGGACAGCAAGACCGTCACCGCTCCCGAGTGCCTCCGCTACAACCTGTCCCTGCCCGTCAGCGTCGTCATCACCGGCATCGATTCGCAGGAGCGCCTGCAGCAGGCGCTGACCGCGGCGCGCACCTTCAAGCCCCTGAGCGAAAAGGACGTCCAGGCCCTGCTCGCCAGGACGAAGGACGCTGCCCAGGACGGCGCCTACGAGAAGTACAAGACGAGCCACCACTTCGACGGAACCGTCCAGAATCCCCAGTGGCTCGGCTGA
- a CDS encoding ABC transporter substrate-binding protein, with amino-acid sequence MRIPLLVRRVGPLLALILLAACRIESAAPSGGAVVAQASTPSGEVWVYTSMYRHVLDALDPLLKERLPGVQVHWYQAGSEKVASRLEAERAAGAVRADVLMTSDPFLYERLARDGAFLRYASVNALRIPRTLLDLDARYAAVRLSTMVLVHRVGAGDAPRSFAALVDGSWKGRVAIGDPLTSGTAFTWAVFLHARRGDAYFAGLRERGAVVAGGNAAVLQKVESGEVDAGVLLLENALTAKAKGSPIEVIWPEDGAVVIPGPVGLFASTRNPVAAKALVDVLLSPEGQRIIVEKGDMHAVDPRLSGPRGESGVDGLLSRAQPWTPELLEQGLLHGGDIKEAFSRAFAR; translated from the coding sequence ATGCGCATTCCCCTCCTTGTGCGGCGCGTGGGTCCGCTCCTCGCGCTGATCCTCCTGGCCGCGTGCCGCATCGAATCCGCCGCACCGTCGGGAGGCGCCGTCGTGGCGCAGGCCTCGACTCCGTCCGGAGAGGTGTGGGTCTACACGTCGATGTACCGGCACGTGCTGGATGCGCTGGATCCCTTGCTCAAGGAGCGGCTGCCCGGCGTGCAGGTGCACTGGTACCAGGCGGGCAGTGAGAAGGTGGCCAGCCGGCTGGAGGCGGAGCGGGCCGCGGGCGCGGTGCGAGCGGACGTGCTGATGACGTCGGATCCGTTCCTCTACGAGCGGTTGGCGCGGGATGGCGCGTTCCTGCGCTACGCGTCCGTGAACGCGCTGCGCATTCCGCGAACGCTGCTGGACCTGGACGCGAGGTACGCAGCGGTGCGGCTGTCCACGATGGTGCTGGTGCACCGCGTGGGCGCGGGCGATGCGCCGAGGTCGTTCGCGGCGCTGGTGGATGGAAGCTGGAAGGGACGGGTGGCCATTGGGGATCCACTCACGTCGGGCACCGCGTTCACGTGGGCGGTGTTTCTGCACGCGCGGCGCGGAGACGCCTACTTCGCCGGGTTGAGGGAGCGGGGCGCGGTGGTGGCGGGTGGCAACGCGGCGGTGCTCCAGAAGGTGGAGAGCGGCGAGGTCGACGCTGGCGTGCTGCTGCTGGAGAACGCGCTGACGGCGAAGGCGAAGGGCAGTCCCATCGAAGTCATCTGGCCGGAGGACGGCGCGGTGGTCATCCCGGGACCGGTGGGACTGTTCGCGTCGACTCGCAATCCGGTGGCGGCGAAGGCGCTGGTGGACGTGCTGCTGTCTCCCGAGGGCCAGCGCATCATCGTGGAGAAGGGGGACATGCACGCCGTGGACCCGCGCCTGAGCGGCCCGCGCGGAGAGTCCGGCGTGGACGGATTGCTGAGCCGCGCGCAGCCCTGGACGCCCGAGCTGCTGGAGCAGGGGCTGCTGCACGGCGGCGACATCAAGGAAGCCTTCAGCCGGGCGTTCGCGCGATGA
- a CDS encoding ABC transporter permease — protein sequence MRGRWIALALWLVPLLLFAVIPVVALLVRGVGAATGGLGSVLAAESGALVNTLGISLGATAWALCLGAPLAFLLFRTDLPLRGAFTVLFTLPSAIPAFIWGMGWLSLASPRAGYLNRMLGADVFDLYGAAGIAFVEGLSGLPLVLLAGAAALRRVDPALEEAARVCGASPLRAVLNTTAPLVMPALLSGAVMVFLMAASSFGVPYLLGVSASPPTRVLTTRIYELVLLGSEEGLPRASVLASFLLLLTPLALGLTWVLGRSGRVRLSAGKGVSPRVLALGTWRTAALAGVGLVGGVLVVLPLAAILLTSLQRSFGAALTWDALTLSHWSGVLWDARTLRATGRSVLLAAGAGLLVVGLGLAGALLRRAFRRGGAAVEAMAVWPFAVPGTVLALALLVAFSRDWRLVVLDRVAFVLALAHTPWLMLVGYVGKYLALGERNSSEALAQVDPSLAEAARVGGAGPVRAFVDATLPLLRPALVVAFVLAFLACATEITLSVLLVPAGSEVLGTLLFELQSYADPAAAAVLACAFVVLVVAGQAVLAWARRRVPEVR from the coding sequence ATGAGGGGGCGGTGGATTGCGTTGGCCTTGTGGCTCGTGCCGCTGCTGCTCTTCGCGGTGATTCCGGTCGTGGCGCTCCTGGTGCGGGGCGTGGGTGCGGCGACGGGGGGATTGGGTTCGGTGCTCGCGGCGGAGTCCGGGGCGTTGGTGAACACGCTGGGCATTTCGCTGGGCGCGACGGCGTGGGCGCTGTGCCTGGGGGCTCCGCTGGCCTTCCTCCTGTTCCGCACGGACCTGCCCCTGCGTGGCGCGTTCACCGTGCTGTTCACGCTGCCGTCCGCCATCCCCGCGTTCATCTGGGGCATGGGGTGGCTGTCGCTCGCGAGCCCTCGTGCCGGCTACCTGAACCGCATGCTGGGCGCGGACGTGTTCGACCTCTATGGCGCGGCGGGCATCGCGTTCGTGGAGGGACTCTCGGGCCTGCCGCTGGTGCTGCTCGCGGGGGCGGCGGCGCTGCGGCGCGTGGATCCGGCTCTGGAAGAAGCGGCCCGGGTGTGTGGCGCCTCGCCGCTTCGCGCCGTGCTGAACACCACCGCTCCCCTGGTGATGCCCGCGCTGTTGTCGGGCGCGGTGATGGTGTTCCTCATGGCAGCATCGTCCTTCGGCGTGCCGTATCTGCTGGGCGTTTCGGCGTCTCCGCCCACCCGCGTCCTCACCACGCGCATCTATGAACTGGTGCTGCTGGGCAGCGAGGAGGGATTGCCTCGTGCGTCAGTGCTCGCGTCGTTCCTCCTGCTGCTTACGCCGCTGGCGCTGGGACTGACCTGGGTGCTGGGCCGAAGCGGACGGGTGCGATTGAGCGCGGGGAAGGGCGTGTCTCCTCGCGTGCTCGCGTTGGGCACGTGGCGGACCGCCGCGCTCGCCGGAGTGGGCCTCGTGGGCGGGGTGCTGGTGGTCCTGCCCCTGGCGGCCATCCTGCTCACTTCGCTGCAACGCAGCTTCGGCGCGGCGCTGACCTGGGACGCGCTGACGCTGTCGCACTGGTCTGGCGTGCTGTGGGACGCGCGTACGCTGCGGGCCACGGGGCGCAGTGTGCTGCTCGCCGCGGGGGCGGGCCTGCTGGTGGTGGGGTTGGGCCTTGCAGGTGCGCTCCTTCGGCGAGCCTTTCGTCGTGGCGGCGCGGCCGTGGAGGCGATGGCGGTGTGGCCCTTCGCGGTGCCGGGCACGGTGCTGGCGCTCGCGCTGCTGGTGGCGTTCTCTCGGGACTGGCGGCTGGTGGTGCTGGACCGCGTGGCGTTCGTGCTGGCGCTGGCGCATACGCCGTGGCTGATGCTCGTGGGCTACGTGGGGAAGTACCTGGCGCTCGGCGAACGCAACAGCTCCGAGGCCCTGGCCCAGGTGGATCCTTCGCTCGCGGAGGCCGCGCGCGTCGGCGGTGCCGGGCCCGTGCGGGCGTTCGTGGACGCGACGCTGCCATTGCTGCGGCCCGCGCTCGTGGTGGCGTTCGTGCTCGCGTTCCTCGCGTGCGCCACGGAGATCACGCTGTCCGTGCTGCTGGTGCCCGCGGGCTCCGAGGTCCTGGGCACGCTGCTGTTCGAGTTGCAGAGCTACGCGGACCCGGCCGCCGCGGCCGTGCTCGCTTGCGCGTTCGTGGTGCTGGTGGTCGCGGGACAGGCCGTGCTGGCGTGGGCCAGGCGTCGAGTTCCGGAGGTGCGGTGA